The genomic segment gtagcccccctaggtaccccatccgaaatttggataccaaatatttatttttagggtactatatgagcgcacacaaaatttcgcttaaatcgcaccacccatctccgagatctggcataccgagtagaatacgaatctgatatccaaatatgggaccatgtttctggcggtccaccccttctccaaaacaccccccaaactggacttatttactgaccatgggaataaggggcttaaacaaaaggaatttgaatgtagaattcgaatctgatatctaaatatgggaccaagtgtttggggggccgcctctcaccaaaaaaatCTCCCAAAGGgcaaaaatttacgaccatagcaatatggggcttaaatgaaaagcacgaatttgatatcaatattcgggaaaagtgtctatggggacaccccatccccacaacaccacccaaatagtaagtattttctgactattgcaatatgaggctcaaataagagggtttttaaagtggaacacgaatccgatatatattttcaaggccaactcactgagggtTCGCCCAttacccaaaacaccacccaagccggtcatgtttgccaactatggaaatatgggactcaaattaaaggtttgtgggagtagaccactaatatgatatcaacattaggggccaactgtctagcggacgtcccaccaccataacaacccccaactaggacgtatttgctcaccaagataatttgggtcttaaagagagtggaacttaatattcatagtttttagggccaataccccaaaccggatatatttgctgacttttccaataaggagtttaaatgagattagaaaacgaatttgatatccaattttgaggccaatggcaatatggggttcaaataagttatatatagatatatgagaatagagcacgttgctgatatattttccgggcttagtgtttgggggaccaatccaatccccaaaacacccctaaatcgggcatatttaccgaccaacagcaaatttttagtgaccatgggtatatggggctcaaataaaagtatttgggagtataatacgaatttgatatccaaatgtaggaccatgtatttatggCATCACCTCCTTccctaaacacccccaaagggaaaaaattttcggccatgccaatatgtggctcaaatgaaaggtatttaagattagaaaacgaatttgataaccttttttggggccatgtgtttggaggaagcctcatcctgtaaactcctcttaagccaatggcaatatggggtttaaataaatggtatttcagagaagagcacgatgctgatattttttcagggccaaatatctgggggaccacctctcccccgaaaacaccactaaatcagatatcatgagaatatctggctgaaatgaagtattttaagaatggagtacaccttgcatccaaacttaaattcgtagaccaataaagatcctatgggatttagataaaggcaattatattgtttaactgttagtcaagttagcattgaatttcactaaaagatttttctagtcgaaaataaatgttccaaggaaacttttgttccatataaagtaaaagaaggtgcagcggagcgggcccgggttagCTAGTAATCTATATCGGAACGTAATATGATATAGATGTATTAATGTATAGAGATTTCGCGAATAAAATTCTTGCATTATAAATTTAGCTTTTTATCGTATTTAAGCCAGGCCGAACTGAACATGTTTTTACGGGGATTTGAAGTGACCGAAATTGGGCCACTCCGCTCCCTTCgtccaaaatatataaaatccgTAAAATTCTCCCCAAGTCGTCGAATTCAAATCCTATATTTTCAATCGGCCAATATATCGCTTTGATGGTTTGCTGGAGGCTGGGGCTCCCGTCACGTACTTAGCCCTGCTTTTAAACAACCGATTCGTACTCTACCTGCAAATATAAAACATTGATATTTTGAGATTGATTGATTGACATGATAACTTATgtattttttgcaattattgtttaattttttgaggtACTTGTGTCTGGGGAAAATACTGCAAGTGCCCTTCGCTGTCACAGATTTTATCTCTCTAAAATTAAAATGGCACTTAtcaaatttggccctgatcggtccagatttgaatatagctgccatatagaccgatctcttgattgaaggttttgggcctaaaaggcgcatttattgtccgatgtcgccgaaattagggacagtgagttgtattatgctcttcgacatttttctgcaacttggcccaaatcagtccagttttaaagtcttggacccataaaaggcgcatttataatccgatttcactgaaatttgacacagtacatatgttaggctttcgacatccgtttcgtatatggtacagctcggtttatttttagatatagctactaaaaagacaaatattttgttatatacatttgatcaatgacttgtatttgttagtatttggtctaaatcgaaacatatttcgatatagctgctgctgctaggtatgcatttttcgtcggattttgacgaaaggtggtttacatatatacgcgaggtggtgggtatccaaagttcggcccggccgaacttaacgcctttttacttgttatttaataaATCATAGCATATCTTAGattgaaatatgttttttaCATATGTATCACTTCTTCGGCTGGTGCATATAGTGATAACAAAAAATGTGCAAAGATAACAATATTTTTGGCACTTACATCTTTTTCCCTGTCACATAAATGACCTTGTTTTAAGTAATTTAGAGATAAGTTCAATTAATGCCATTGTTTGAAAGTGAGCTGGGAGTTTCAATttaaatccgatttcaatgcaatttaGAACAGAAAATCCCATTAAACAACTACACATTTATTCCAACTTTCGTCCTtttccgaccatatttggatatagctgtggtatagaccgatctaccgatttataTGCTGAAGctcatatattatccgattcctatgcattttggaacagtgaattataTAAATCCTCGTGACATACAGACAGAATATGGATCAGATGAGACTATAtgtgggtatagctgctattaAAATGGcactttgtttttattgtaaaatGATAACGGCTTGGATTATTGACACAAAATTTTGACACAGGTGGAAACGTCAGTTATCGATTCCtattaaaaactgaaaatcccaaaatttggcactttaATCTTTTTGGCGGTAAGGGGACGATATGTTCGTGTCTGTGACACTATACGTCGACAAATATGCTTTCTCTTTAAGATCTTATTATATTTTGGCACctcaataaaaaaaagcaagtaaaagcgtgctaagttcggccgggccggaccctccaccaaggatcgcatttgtcgagttcttttcccgttatctctttttaggcaaaaaaggatataagaaaaaatttgctttgctattagagcgatattaagatatggtccggtttggaccacaattatattataagttggagacctgtgtatgTTATTATGTTAAGAGTTTTACaacgaataaaaaatttattttttctatttatacaATATGACAAATTTACAAAAGCAAACAAACTATGTTCTGTTTTAATTACTCAATACAAAGTAGTATATTAGGTTGTTCATTCTCTTTCTTCAACACCCCCACTAGATTGAACTCCTAATCCCATCAGCTCACAGCAATGTAAGTGTCTTATTCTTGATAAAGGTTTCGTAAGGACATCGGCGACCATATCATTAGTGTTTATGTATTCGATAGCTATTTTTTATCTTCGACTAATTCCCTCACGAAATGGTGTCTTATATCAATATGCTTTGATCGTGCATGGTATGTGCTATTATTGGTCAAATTTATCGCACTTTGGTTGTCAcatttaattttgataaaagaaGAATTTCCCAATTCTTTGAACAAGGATCCCAACCATAATGCTTCTTGTGCAGATGCTGATACTGCCATATATTCTGCTTCAGTTGTTGATAATGCGGTGGTTGACTGTTTCTTTGAATTCCAGGAAATACTCCCATTTTGAAACATGAAAACGTATCCTGAAGTAGACTTCCTTTCATCAAGGTCACCTGCCCAATCTGCATCAGAAAATCCTTGTAGATACTCATTATTGTcttttgaaaattgaagcttataATCCACTGTGCCTTTAAGGTATCTCATTACACGTTTAACTGCTTCCCAGTGTGGTTTTCCATTATTATTGTTATATCTTGACAAAACCCCCACTGCGTATGATATATCTGGACGACAGACTTGTGCAGCATATGTCAAACTTCCTACAGCTTCTTGATACGGCACGTTACAAGTTTCACTCTCCTTTGATGAACACATATCCTTCGTTAGTTTTTGATTTACATCCAATGGCGTAGAAACAgaattgcaattttgcatattaAACTTTTTCAATACATTTTTGATAAACAGTTCTTGATCTATCCACAATTATCCGTTTTCTCTATCTCTTGTGATTCTCATTCCCAGAATATACTGCGCTtcaccaatatctttcattttgaAACCTTCTGATAGTTCTTTCTTAATATTCATTTTAGAATCGTTGTTGTTGGTAAAAATCAAACTATCGTCAACATATATTGCAACGTATGTTATTTCAAATTCATTTAATTTGTAGTAGACGCAAGGTTCGGTTTTAGACTAAGTAAgaccaattttctttaaagtttcgtCTAACTTCTTATTCCAAATTCGACTAGCTTGTTTAAGACCATATAACGATTTCCGTAGCTTACAAACTTTCCCATCGTTTTCTTTAAGGCCTTCCggtattttcatataaatttcttCGCTCAAGTCGCTTTGAAGGAACGCCGTTATTACATCCATTTGGTCTATGTCAAGATTATGTTGCACTGCCAAACTTAAAAGGAGACGTATTGAGGAATATCTCACCACTGGAGAGAAGGTTTCCTCATAATCTATCCCATACTTTTGAGAATACCCCTTCACGACAAGTCTAGCTTTATATCTCTCAATTTCACAATTCGAATTGCGTTTTATTTTGAAACACCATTTACTatcaattggttttttttttcttttggcaaGTCAGTTATTTCCCAAGTTCGATTCTGTAACAAGGCTTGTATTTCGTCATCCATTGCCTTTTTCCATTCTTGTTTATTAATTCCTTCTAGTGCTTGTTGTACGGTCTTGGGTTCCTCATCTTCATCTGATGTATGACATGCATTTCCATATCTACTTACCGGCTTTGAAGTTCTTGTAGATTTTCGTAAATTTTTCGACGGTGCGATTTCAACTTCTGATGATATCGGATTTACATTCTCAGATTCATTTGCAGGCCCATGAGGTAATGAACCATTCGCTTCGTCCGAGTAGTATTCAGATTCTGAATTATCTTGCTCATTTTGATCTTCTTCAGCTGTTTTATCATTTGAGTCTTGCAAGGTATCGTTTAAATCGTCATCATCAGATATTTCCCCCACTGAATCACAACGGCGAAAACTATAAAATGGATCGTCATTTTTAGGCACATCTTCACAGAATTGATTCTCCAAAAATTTAACGTCTCTGCTCAATACGATGTTATATTTCTCAGGATCATAAAAACGGTAAGTTTTCTTATGATCACCGTAACCAACAAATATTGCTTCTTTCCCCTTTAAATCCAGtttcttccttttttgtttAGGGATGTGTATCACGGCTTTGCATCCAAAAACTCTCAGATACTTTAAACAAGGTTTTTTACCAGACCAAACCTCTTCCGGCGAAACATCGTTGAGTATTTTGGTTGGAATCAGGTTAATTAAATGAACTGCGGTGTTTGCTGCTTCAGCCCAAaacttttttggcaaacaagaCTGAGCTAAAAGACATCTCGTTTTCTCAACTATGGTACGGTTCATTCTTTCGGATACACCGTTTTGCTGAGGTGAATATGGTACCGTAGTCTGATGATAAATGCCGTTATCAATCATTATCCGCTTcatttttccattgcaaaattcTGTGCCGTTGTCACTTCTTAaggatttaatttttcttcctgtttgattttcaacataatttttgaattcaaCAAACTTATCAGCAACCTCAGATTTtcgtttcaaaaaataaataaatacttttctTGAGAAGTCGTCGATAAATGTAAGAATATATTGCGAACCACCAATTGAAGATGTCTCCATTGGACCACAGAGATCAGTATGTATTAAATCTAGTGTACCACCAACTCTTGTTCCCGTGTCGTTAAAAGGATTTCTTGATATCTTACATTTTAAGCAAGAGATGCCGTTATCATTGCTTATTTCACAGTTCACACCTAGAACAGCTCCTGAAGCCATTTTTCTCAACGTTTCATTATTTACATGGCCGATTCGCTTATGCCACAAATTGCTTTCTTCAACTTTTCTTTGAGATATCATAGATTTGttacttgaaatattcataCGAAACATTCCATCTACCAAATCTCCAGTAACAATGGTTTTGCCACTATCATTGATAACTTTGCAACCTTTTCCGTTAAATACAACTTTGTATccgttttcaacaatttttgaaaCTGACAGTAGGTTAATGCACAAATCAGGAACATGAAGAACATCTTTGAACGAAATGTTTTCCCTGGAGTTTCCTACTGCCGAAACCATGTCAACATTTCCAATTTCATCAACACTCATTGTGGTGTTATTTGCAATTATTACttctgttttcttttcttcataTCGACTACTAAACAATTCCGAACTTGAACACATGTGGGCAGTTGCACCCGAATCAAAAAACCAGTCATTGTTATTTAGATTACGTACCGAAAAAGCTCCCATCGCAGAATTTCCGCTCTcgtattttttaaatgttttcttgATTGACTTGCTAGGACATTTGGCAGCAATATGACCATATTGATTGCAATTGTAACATTTTAgtcctttgttattttttccaacTCTCTTTTTGTTACCTGCAAGCGCCATTTCGGTTCCTTCAATCTTAACATCCTGCA from the Stomoxys calcitrans chromosome 1, idStoCalc2.1, whole genome shotgun sequence genome contains:
- the LOC131995982 gene encoding uncharacterized protein LOC131995982: MQNCNSVSTPLDVNQKLTKDMCSSKESETCNVPYQEAVGSLTYAAQVCRPDISYAVGVLSRYNNNNGKPHWEAVKRVMRYLKGTVDYKLQFSKDNNEYLQGFSDADWAGDLDERKSTSGYVFMFQNGSISWNSKKQSTTALSTTEAEYMAVSASAQEALWLGSLFKELGNSSFIKIKCDNQSAINLTNNSTYHARSKHIDIRHHFVRELVEDKK